In Myxococcus stipitatus, the following are encoded in one genomic region:
- a CDS encoding DUF2071 domain-containing protein, which produces MTPESLAALVALAAEPLGLEEHELLARLMQAGVSDPMLALKALRGAGLVREERRRQVPTPRGHEALREAARLLARSQDPSPGSPGMDECPSIPWLTQVQTHWVEAVSINYAVDARRLARLLPAPLLPEIHRGTAWVQVLMSSLRDMRPQGVSPLLGVCFYQVSYRAAVRYQNARGEWRRGGYFVRSETNDPVMRHVGNALDEFRFHTFGEANMVMAREGKLLTVAVDPEAAFPGGKLVAVFDTEPRTQPPLGSVWTGLQDLPEPLVECYDALGVSGDFVYVLTIDREPWNARFCTPVELYCEYFDEGPLAPGARLDSVLHLTECAYRWRPLRRERHAPVTGSVER; this is translated from the coding sequence ATGACGCCCGAATCCCTCGCGGCCTTGGTGGCGCTGGCGGCCGAACCGCTGGGCCTGGAGGAGCACGAGCTGCTCGCCCGACTCATGCAGGCGGGTGTCTCCGACCCGATGTTGGCGTTGAAAGCACTCCGCGGCGCGGGGCTCGTGCGCGAGGAACGCCGCCGTCAAGTGCCCACGCCGCGGGGTCACGAGGCCTTGCGCGAGGCAGCGCGGCTGCTCGCCCGAAGCCAGGACCCGAGCCCCGGCTCTCCTGGCATGGACGAATGCCCGTCCATCCCCTGGCTCACCCAAGTCCAGACGCACTGGGTGGAGGCGGTGTCCATCAACTACGCGGTGGACGCCCGGCGACTCGCGCGCCTGCTCCCCGCTCCGCTGCTTCCCGAAATCCACCGAGGCACCGCGTGGGTCCAAGTGCTGATGTCGTCGCTGCGCGACATGCGGCCCCAAGGGGTCTCCCCCTTGTTGGGCGTGTGCTTCTACCAGGTCAGCTACCGGGCGGCGGTGCGCTACCAGAACGCCCGGGGCGAGTGGCGGCGCGGCGGATACTTCGTGCGCAGCGAGACAAACGACCCGGTGATGCGCCACGTGGGCAATGCCCTGGACGAGTTCCGCTTCCACACCTTCGGCGAGGCGAACATGGTGATGGCGCGCGAGGGCAAGCTGCTCACCGTCGCGGTGGACCCGGAGGCGGCCTTTCCAGGGGGCAAGCTGGTCGCCGTGTTCGACACGGAGCCCCGAACACAACCACCCCTCGGCAGCGTGTGGACGGGGCTCCAGGACCTGCCTGAGCCGCTGGTGGAGTGCTACGACGCGCTCGGCGTCTCGGGTGACTTCGTCTATGTGCTCACCATCGACCGGGAGCCGTGGAACGCTCGCTTCTGCACGCCCGTGGAGCTGTACTGCGAATACTTCGACGAGGGACCGCTCGCGCCCGGCGCACGTCTGGATTCGGTGCTGCACCTGACGGAGTGCGCCTACCGCTGGCGTCCCCTGCGCCGGGAGCGCCATGCCCCTGTCACCGGCTCCGTGGAACGGTGA
- a CDS encoding L,D-transpeptidase family protein, with protein MTIPRARVAVVLGALLALSAHAEDRVATARKQRMKDVTALFATAGTAWPTDQLYVRAFKHERELEVWAGPKDGPLVKVRTYPFCAASGELGPKRREGDLQVPEGFYTLDLFNPRSNYHLSVRVSYPNAADKHHQGPGVRLGGNIFVHGDCVSIGCIAIQDGPIEELYLMALDTRARTKRDPPIHIFPRRLDAAGMKALEKEAGEDKTRLAFWKSLQPAYTLFEENPRVPRTSVDAKTGAYQVQPATKAGRAGR; from the coding sequence ATGACAATCCCGCGCGCACGTGTCGCCGTCGTTCTTGGAGCCCTGCTCGCCCTGAGCGCCCACGCGGAGGACCGCGTCGCCACCGCTCGCAAGCAGCGGATGAAGGACGTCACCGCCCTCTTCGCCACCGCCGGGACAGCGTGGCCCACGGACCAGCTCTATGTCCGCGCCTTCAAACATGAGCGGGAGCTGGAGGTCTGGGCCGGCCCCAAGGACGGGCCGCTGGTGAAGGTCCGGACCTACCCCTTCTGCGCCGCGTCGGGCGAGCTGGGTCCCAAGCGCCGTGAAGGCGACCTCCAGGTCCCCGAGGGCTTCTACACCCTCGACCTCTTCAACCCGCGCAGCAACTACCACCTCTCCGTTCGCGTCAGCTATCCCAACGCGGCGGACAAGCATCACCAGGGACCGGGCGTCCGGCTCGGCGGCAACATCTTCGTCCACGGCGACTGCGTGAGCATCGGCTGTATCGCCATCCAGGACGGCCCCATCGAGGAGCTGTACTTGATGGCCTTGGACACCCGCGCGCGAACGAAGCGCGACCCTCCCATCCACATCTTCCCGCGCAGACTCGATGCGGCGGGGATGAAGGCCCTGGAGAAGGAGGCGGGCGAGGACAAGACACGGCTCGCCTTCTGGAAGAGCCTTCAGCCCGCGTACACCCTCTTCGAGGAGAACCCGCGCGTGCCTCGCACCTCGGTCGACGCGAAGACCGGAGCGTACCAGGTGCAGCCCGCGACGAAGGCCGGGCGCGCGGGGCGCTGA
- a CDS encoding OmpA family protein: protein MASSSVQALSLVLLALLSGATALAAEPSTVEQRAREDLDRQLQALVKTPPPEVVITYEGLPGAGTSRAYKLLEVDFLLNGQPLAVPGLDVLSGPGVHRLAALKVDEGSYTLVSRVTYTNDAWNLFSEESGFLWKVTASVTFQAQKGLRMRVRVLPSINPTAPDPRLKLKLSHDVSAEMTAQLADATLLEPADAGPAPVAKVTPPPVTPPPVTPPPVTPPPVAVTPPPVPGGRDAPEQGPVAPGRLSLKVLVGKKPVAATAFVRGSKGAPQQVILEKGARKPAQVMLPPGEYTVDVLAKGFLAQTRQVKVSREKEASVSFVLAKAPAKKAQQAQVKNERVELPKPPRFAEKQAAPRKGSTTGVALLVDLLVRDESLRLKLEGHTDNREAPASARQSLSEARARAVAEALVRAGLSPSRIESSGLGDTRPKAPNLIPRGRELNRRVDILIVRGK, encoded by the coding sequence GTGGCTTCCTCCTCCGTACAGGCACTGAGTCTTGTTCTCCTGGCGCTCCTGAGCGGCGCCACGGCGCTCGCGGCTGAACCCTCCACCGTCGAACAGCGCGCCCGGGAGGACCTGGACCGGCAGCTCCAGGCCCTGGTCAAGACGCCCCCTCCGGAGGTCGTCATCACCTACGAGGGCCTCCCCGGAGCGGGGACGTCGCGTGCGTACAAGCTCCTGGAGGTGGACTTCCTCCTCAACGGCCAGCCGCTCGCGGTGCCGGGGCTGGATGTCCTGAGCGGGCCTGGGGTGCACCGGCTCGCCGCGCTCAAGGTGGACGAGGGTTCCTACACGCTCGTCTCCCGCGTCACGTACACCAACGATGCCTGGAATCTCTTCAGCGAGGAGAGTGGCTTTCTCTGGAAGGTGACGGCCTCCGTCACGTTCCAGGCGCAGAAGGGCCTGCGGATGAGGGTGCGAGTGCTGCCCTCCATCAATCCCACGGCGCCTGATCCCCGGCTCAAGCTGAAGCTGTCGCACGATGTATCAGCCGAGATGACCGCGCAGCTCGCGGACGCGACGCTGCTGGAGCCAGCCGACGCGGGGCCCGCCCCCGTGGCGAAGGTGACGCCGCCGCCTGTGACGCCGCCGCCTGTCACTCCGCCCCCCGTGACGCCTCCGCCCGTCGCCGTGACTCCGCCGCCGGTGCCGGGGGGACGGGATGCGCCGGAGCAGGGTCCGGTGGCGCCGGGCCGGTTGTCGCTCAAGGTGCTCGTGGGGAAGAAGCCCGTGGCGGCCACGGCGTTCGTCCGGGGCAGCAAGGGTGCGCCTCAACAGGTGATTCTGGAGAAGGGCGCGCGCAAGCCCGCGCAGGTGATGTTGCCTCCGGGGGAGTACACGGTGGACGTGCTCGCCAAGGGGTTCCTCGCGCAGACGCGGCAGGTGAAGGTGTCGCGCGAGAAGGAGGCCTCGGTGTCCTTCGTCCTGGCGAAGGCGCCCGCGAAGAAGGCGCAGCAGGCGCAGGTGAAGAACGAGCGCGTGGAGCTGCCCAAGCCGCCGCGCTTCGCGGAGAAGCAGGCCGCGCCGCGCAAGGGCTCCACCACGGGCGTGGCCCTGCTGGTGGACCTGTTGGTGCGTGACGAGTCCTTGCGCCTGAAGCTGGAAGGTCACACCGACAATCGCGAGGCCCCCGCGTCGGCGCGGCAATCCCTCTCCGAGGCCCGGGCCCGCGCTGTCGCGGAGGCGCTGGTCCGCGCGGGACTGAGCCCGTCGCGCATCGAGTCCTCGGGCCTGGGCGACACCCGGCCCAAGGCGCCGAACCTGATTCCGCGCGGCCGTGAGCTGAACCGCCGCGTGGACATCCTCATCGTGCGAGGCAAGTAG
- a CDS encoding fumarate hydratase codes for MTDFQFQDMLPLGKDETPYRLLTKDYVSTFEAGGRSFVQVAPEAITLLTREAMRDIAHLLRPGHLGQLSNILKDPEASANDRFVALELLKNANIAAGGVLPSCQDTGTAIVMGKKGQHVLTDGNDEEAISRGVFDTYRTSNLRYSQMAPLDMYREANTGNNLPAQIELYATGGDAYKFLFMAKGGGSANKSYLYQETKALLNPQSLLNFLDAKIRSLGTAACPPYHLAIVVGGTSAEFALKTAKYASARYLDTLPREGNALGRGFRDVELEAEVLKLTQRMGIGAQFGGKYFCHDVRVIRLPRHGASCPVAIAVSCSADRQVLGKITRDGVFLEQLEADPAKYLPETTDADLSGEVVKLDLNRPMSELRAELSRYPIKTRVSLSGPMVVARDIAHAKLKERLDRGEGMPQYLKDRMVYYAGPAKTPEGYASGSFGPTTAGRMDAYVDQFQAEGGSMVMLAKGNRSQAVTDACKKHGGFYLGSIGGPAARLAKDCITKVEVLEYAELGMEAVWKIEVVDFPAFIVVDDKGNDFFAHINKPTAKK; via the coding sequence ATGACCGACTTCCAGTTCCAGGACATGCTCCCGCTGGGCAAGGACGAGACGCCCTACCGGTTGCTCACGAAGGATTACGTCTCCACCTTCGAGGCCGGCGGACGCAGCTTCGTCCAGGTGGCCCCCGAGGCCATCACCCTGCTGACCCGGGAGGCGATGCGAGACATCGCGCACCTCCTGCGCCCCGGACACCTGGGCCAGCTCTCCAACATCCTCAAGGACCCCGAGGCGTCGGCGAATGACCGGTTCGTCGCGCTGGAGCTCTTGAAGAACGCCAACATCGCCGCCGGTGGCGTGCTGCCGTCCTGCCAGGACACGGGCACCGCCATCGTCATGGGCAAGAAGGGCCAGCACGTCCTCACCGACGGCAACGATGAAGAGGCCATCTCCCGCGGCGTGTTCGACACCTACCGCACGTCGAACCTGCGCTACTCGCAGATGGCGCCGCTCGACATGTACCGGGAGGCCAACACCGGCAACAACCTCCCCGCGCAGATCGAGCTCTACGCCACGGGAGGCGATGCCTACAAATTCCTCTTCATGGCCAAGGGCGGCGGCTCCGCCAACAAGAGCTACCTGTACCAGGAGACCAAGGCCCTGCTGAATCCGCAGAGCCTGCTCAACTTCCTCGACGCGAAGATCCGCTCGCTGGGCACCGCGGCGTGCCCGCCGTACCACCTGGCCATCGTCGTGGGCGGCACCTCCGCCGAGTTCGCGCTGAAGACGGCCAAGTACGCCTCCGCGCGCTACCTGGACACCCTGCCCCGCGAGGGCAACGCCCTGGGCCGAGGCTTCCGCGACGTGGAGCTGGAGGCGGAGGTGCTCAAGCTCACGCAGCGCATGGGCATCGGCGCCCAGTTCGGCGGCAAGTACTTCTGTCACGACGTGCGCGTCATCCGCCTGCCCCGCCACGGCGCCTCGTGCCCGGTGGCCATCGCCGTGTCGTGTTCCGCGGACCGGCAGGTGCTCGGGAAGATCACCCGCGATGGTGTCTTCCTGGAGCAGTTGGAGGCCGACCCGGCGAAGTACCTCCCGGAGACCACCGACGCGGACCTGTCCGGCGAAGTGGTGAAGCTGGACCTCAACCGCCCCATGAGCGAGCTGCGCGCGGAGCTGTCCCGCTACCCCATCAAGACGCGTGTGTCGCTCTCCGGCCCCATGGTCGTCGCGCGCGACATCGCCCACGCGAAGCTCAAGGAGCGGCTGGACCGCGGCGAGGGCATGCCGCAGTACCTGAAGGACCGCATGGTCTATTACGCGGGCCCCGCGAAGACGCCGGAAGGTTACGCCTCCGGCTCGTTCGGTCCGACGACGGCCGGACGCATGGACGCGTACGTGGACCAGTTCCAGGCGGAGGGCGGCAGCATGGTGATGCTCGCCAAGGGCAACCGCTCGCAGGCCGTCACGGACGCGTGCAAGAAGCACGGCGGCTTCTACCTGGGCTCCATCGGTGGCCCCGCGGCGCGGCTCGCCAAGGACTGCATCACCAAGGTGGAGGTGCTGGAGTACGCCGAGCTGGGCATGGAGGCCGTGTGGAAGATCGAGGTCGTCGACTTCCCGGCGTTCATCGTGGTGGATGACAAGGGCAACGACTTCTTCGCCCACATCAACAAGCCCACCGCGAAGAAGTAG
- a CDS encoding M13 family metallopeptidase, with amino-acid sequence MSPKKFLAHRAWATSALGTLLLTGCASAPPSAPIAETPPVAEAPPAAEAAPVAKPAPESAPIAEAVSEEAVRALGVELKNLDRSVRPQDDFYQYVNGTWLKTTPIPADRARYGTFIELADKAELALRTIIEEAAAAKDRKAGTTPQKVGDLYNSFMDTQRIESLGLKPIAGELSRVRKLKDKKQLPELFAELQRDGVQTPFSMFVGQDQKQATRYITYMSQGGLGLPDKDYYSKEEPKFVEIRAAYVAYIEKLLTLAGEKDAKKAAQDILALETTLADKSWTRVKSRDREATYNLKSIAELETLSKGFAWSRFFKAAGAQATPAVIVRQPDFFESLAGIIDATPVPVLKQYMTFKVVAARAPLLSSAFEQAAFEFNGKTLQGLQENRPRWKRGVASVDEALGEAVGQLYVERHFSPSSKERMKVLVSNLREAFRVGIDGLPWMSAETKAQAQDKLSKFNVKIGYPDKWRDYSKLKIVAGDLVGNMRRSEAFEFQRMVNKLGKPIDREEWGMTPQLVNAYYSPTMNEIVFPAAILQPPFFNPDADDATNYGAIGGVIGHEISHGFDDQGSRSDGNGNLRNWWTDEDKKGFETRTSMLVAQYSGFSPLESMKVNGELTLGENIGDLSGLTVAYQAYNLSLKGQQAPSIAGFTGAQRFFLGWAQIWRGLYRDDTMRQMLLTDSHSPPMYRVNGVVRNMPEFYEAFGVKQGDAGWLPPEQRVKIW; translated from the coding sequence ATGAGCCCCAAGAAGTTCCTTGCCCACCGCGCCTGGGCCACCTCTGCCCTTGGCACCCTGCTGCTGACGGGCTGCGCCAGCGCGCCGCCGTCCGCACCCATCGCCGAGACGCCGCCCGTGGCCGAGGCCCCGCCCGCCGCCGAGGCGGCCCCCGTGGCGAAGCCCGCGCCGGAGTCCGCTCCCATCGCGGAGGCCGTGTCCGAGGAGGCCGTTCGCGCGCTGGGCGTCGAGCTGAAGAACCTGGACCGCTCGGTCCGCCCGCAGGACGACTTCTACCAGTACGTCAACGGGACCTGGCTGAAGACGACGCCCATCCCCGCGGACCGCGCGCGCTACGGCACCTTCATCGAGCTGGCGGACAAGGCCGAGCTCGCCCTGCGCACCATCATCGAGGAGGCCGCCGCCGCGAAGGACCGCAAGGCGGGCACGACGCCGCAGAAGGTGGGCGACCTCTACAACAGCTTCATGGACACGCAGCGCATCGAGTCGCTGGGCCTCAAGCCCATCGCGGGCGAGCTGTCGCGGGTGCGCAAGCTGAAGGACAAGAAGCAGTTGCCGGAGCTGTTCGCGGAGCTCCAGCGCGACGGCGTCCAGACGCCCTTCAGCATGTTCGTGGGCCAGGACCAGAAGCAGGCCACGCGCTACATCACGTACATGAGCCAGGGCGGGCTGGGCCTGCCGGACAAGGACTACTACTCCAAGGAGGAGCCCAAGTTCGTCGAGATTCGCGCCGCATACGTCGCGTACATCGAGAAGCTCCTCACGCTGGCCGGTGAAAAGGACGCGAAGAAGGCCGCCCAGGACATCCTCGCGCTCGAGACGACGCTGGCCGACAAGAGCTGGACCCGCGTGAAGAGCCGGGACCGCGAGGCCACGTACAACCTCAAGAGCATCGCGGAGTTGGAGACGCTGTCCAAGGGCTTCGCGTGGTCGCGCTTCTTCAAGGCCGCCGGAGCTCAGGCGACGCCCGCAGTCATCGTGCGCCAGCCGGACTTCTTCGAGTCGCTGGCGGGAATCATCGACGCGACGCCCGTGCCGGTGCTCAAGCAGTACATGACCTTCAAGGTGGTGGCCGCCCGCGCGCCGCTCCTGTCGAGCGCCTTCGAGCAGGCGGCGTTCGAGTTCAACGGCAAGACGCTGCAGGGCCTCCAGGAGAACCGTCCGCGCTGGAAGCGCGGTGTGGCCTCGGTGGACGAGGCACTGGGCGAGGCCGTGGGCCAGCTCTACGTGGAGCGCCACTTCAGCCCCTCGTCGAAGGAGCGCATGAAGGTGCTGGTCAGCAACCTGCGCGAGGCCTTCCGCGTGGGCATCGACGGGCTGCCTTGGATGAGCGCGGAGACGAAGGCTCAGGCCCAGGACAAGCTGTCGAAGTTCAACGTGAAGATCGGCTACCCGGACAAGTGGCGGGACTACTCGAAGCTGAAGATTGTCGCCGGTGACCTGGTTGGCAACATGCGCCGCAGCGAGGCCTTCGAGTTCCAGCGCATGGTGAACAAGCTGGGCAAGCCCATCGACCGCGAAGAGTGGGGCATGACGCCGCAACTGGTGAATGCCTACTACAGCCCCACGATGAACGAGATTGTCTTCCCGGCCGCCATCCTCCAGCCGCCGTTCTTCAACCCGGACGCGGACGACGCGACGAACTACGGCGCCATCGGCGGTGTCATCGGCCACGAAATCAGCCATGGCTTCGACGACCAGGGCAGCCGCTCGGACGGCAACGGCAACCTGCGCAACTGGTGGACGGACGAGGACAAGAAGGGCTTCGAGACCCGCACCTCCATGCTGGTGGCGCAGTACTCGGGCTTCAGCCCGCTGGAGTCCATGAAGGTCAACGGCGAGCTGACGCTGGGTGAGAACATCGGTGACCTGAGCGGCCTCACCGTGGCCTACCAGGCCTACAACCTGTCGCTGAAGGGCCAGCAGGCGCCCTCCATCGCGGGCTTCACGGGCGCGCAGCGCTTCTTCCTGGGCTGGGCCCAGATCTGGCGCGGCCTGTACCGCGACGACACCATGCGCCAGATGTTGCTCACCGACAGCCACTCCCCGCCGATGTATCGGGTGAATGGTGTGGTGCGGAACATGCCGGAGTTCTACGAGGCGTTCGGCGTGAAGCAGGGCGATGCGGGCTGGCTGCCGCCCGAGCAGCGCGTGAAGATCTGGTAG
- a CDS encoding C45 family autoproteolytic acyltransferase/hydolase, with protein MTDLLLTSKRLSTLVLCASVLTGASAWAAPANSSAVPNGGFEVAGGSSAVPAFWTSTGAGKVSSSASADGKVEGSRGLLIASPQGGGETTVESSVLKLQVGQLYRLSAWVRTQGVQVDPLARYPTAHGACLSMKSFPFTNCAPVSSGDAGARASVLFFATQSSDNVQLHLGRNGKATGSAWFDDVRLEPVDDITAYVPLESVRWAGKGFRYDDGGWIYVHIEGEPYERGLQFGELVAQEIVRYMEKLGVRADNADAAKGWNHKRLLADSLFLRKFDAEYLEEMKGIADGANKGGAKFKGRDLDVLDIVTLNTAVDSGQLEEANRATATSLSGRTFLKADEEAERGGKGDHCSSFVATKSATKDGRAIIGQIFMWDGYTGVHWDVMLDVQPTRGNRFVMQTFPGGIHSGADWFINSAGIVIGETTVGQTPFDINGTPQSNRIRKAAQYANSIDDVARIMKENNNGLYTNDWTLADAKTDEGACLLLGTKKTRLWRTGSKSNAADTPGNLKDFIWANNNNRDIEVRKESVSNPDNAPADLAFNTWNRDIAFWEYYAKYGKKGFDLDSAIRMMASSPINRPHACDGKVTTSEMAEKLMFLAHYGKTTLREKMIGSRFMPDLPGATPHLSLGYTTFNPVSVSHRLKEARKTWTPPEEPKALPLDFAKVKDAVSFDKSLLWANTLFPSTDGDNWLVSGTAAYWRLLRDVSGHEDKLDKSFEQQRDVLAELNDRYLFITSREADVAPATAKTEYGRYGTYLVPRIKGTFALHQLRLLLGNADFGKVMSAVHSRYANKNVTTADFKRTAQEVSGKDVGPFISQWLERTGLPQPRFRATASQVKDGYEVTLKVEQPGPKPWHFVTLVEVRTAKGSTLERVEVKGAASETFVLRTQEAPVRVVFNPGNDVPVPRERFQVLSNQTDAWERLLLVHGTARQTESMRTLVLGYRESLADNFTERLLPVAPDFEVTDAQLADRDLIVFGGAEDNALLARLAQEKKLPVELGRRYFRWQGKTYGRPDDGIAMALPNPWNPKRSLYLFVANSGIQLWNMTKTYRRELRGWAQFKGGEVTTKGFHDLDALSQDVTVTPAPVPVTPSTPAPQPSVPAPVMGQR; from the coding sequence ATGACCGACCTCCTCCTGACGTCGAAGCGACTCAGTACGCTCGTGCTGTGCGCGAGCGTACTCACGGGTGCCTCCGCATGGGCCGCACCCGCCAACTCCTCCGCGGTCCCCAATGGAGGCTTCGAGGTGGCGGGAGGTTCCTCCGCCGTGCCCGCGTTCTGGACCTCGACCGGCGCCGGCAAGGTGAGCAGCAGCGCCAGCGCGGACGGCAAGGTCGAAGGCTCGCGCGGCCTGCTCATCGCAAGCCCGCAGGGCGGCGGTGAGACCACCGTCGAGTCCTCGGTCCTCAAGCTCCAGGTCGGCCAGCTCTACCGCCTCAGTGCGTGGGTGCGAACCCAGGGCGTCCAGGTGGATCCGCTGGCCCGCTATCCCACGGCCCACGGCGCCTGTCTGTCGATGAAGAGCTTCCCCTTCACCAACTGCGCCCCCGTGTCGAGCGGCGACGCCGGAGCCCGCGCCTCCGTCCTCTTCTTCGCCACCCAGTCCTCCGACAACGTGCAGCTCCACCTGGGCCGCAACGGCAAGGCCACCGGCTCCGCCTGGTTCGACGACGTGCGCCTCGAGCCCGTCGACGACATCACCGCCTACGTCCCACTCGAGTCCGTGCGCTGGGCAGGCAAGGGCTTCCGCTACGACGACGGTGGGTGGATCTACGTCCACATCGAGGGCGAGCCCTACGAGCGCGGCCTCCAGTTCGGCGAGCTCGTCGCACAGGAGATCGTCCGCTACATGGAGAAGCTCGGCGTCCGGGCCGACAATGCCGACGCCGCCAAGGGCTGGAACCACAAGCGGCTCCTCGCCGACTCGCTCTTCCTGCGCAAGTTCGACGCTGAGTACCTCGAGGAGATGAAGGGCATCGCGGACGGCGCCAACAAGGGCGGCGCGAAGTTCAAGGGGCGCGACCTGGACGTGCTCGACATCGTCACGCTCAACACGGCCGTGGACTCAGGCCAACTCGAGGAGGCCAACCGCGCCACCGCCACGTCACTGTCGGGCCGCACCTTCCTCAAGGCCGATGAAGAGGCCGAGCGCGGTGGCAAGGGCGACCACTGCTCCTCCTTCGTCGCCACCAAGTCGGCGACCAAGGACGGCCGCGCCATCATCGGTCAAATCTTCATGTGGGACGGCTACACCGGCGTGCACTGGGACGTGATGCTCGACGTGCAGCCCACCCGCGGCAACCGCTTCGTGATGCAGACCTTCCCGGGTGGCATCCACAGCGGCGCGGACTGGTTCATCAACTCCGCGGGCATCGTCATCGGTGAGACGACGGTGGGGCAGACGCCGTTCGACATCAACGGCACGCCGCAGTCCAACCGCATCCGCAAGGCGGCCCAGTACGCGAACTCCATCGATGATGTCGCCCGCATCATGAAGGAGAACAACAACGGCCTGTACACCAACGACTGGACGCTCGCGGACGCGAAGACGGACGAGGGTGCGTGTCTCCTGCTGGGCACGAAGAAGACGCGCCTGTGGCGCACCGGCAGCAAAAGCAACGCGGCGGACACTCCGGGCAACCTCAAGGACTTCATCTGGGCCAACAACAACAACCGCGACATCGAGGTCCGCAAGGAGTCCGTCTCCAACCCCGACAACGCCCCCGCGGACCTGGCCTTCAACACCTGGAACCGCGACATCGCCTTCTGGGAGTACTACGCGAAGTACGGCAAGAAGGGCTTCGACCTGGACTCCGCCATCCGGATGATGGCCTCCAGCCCCATCAACCGCCCGCACGCGTGTGACGGCAAGGTCACCACGTCCGAGATGGCCGAGAAGCTGATGTTCCTCGCCCACTACGGCAAGACGACGCTGCGCGAGAAGATGATTGGCAGCCGCTTCATGCCCGACCTGCCCGGCGCCACGCCGCACCTGTCACTGGGCTACACCACGTTCAACCCCGTCTCCGTCTCCCACCGGCTCAAGGAGGCGCGCAAGACCTGGACGCCGCCAGAGGAGCCCAAGGCCCTTCCGCTGGACTTCGCCAAGGTGAAGGACGCGGTCTCCTTCGACAAGTCGCTCTTGTGGGCCAACACGCTGTTTCCCTCGACGGATGGAGACAACTGGCTCGTCAGCGGGACGGCCGCGTACTGGCGGCTCCTGCGCGACGTGTCCGGCCACGAGGACAAGCTCGACAAGTCGTTCGAGCAGCAGCGCGACGTGCTCGCCGAGCTCAATGACCGCTACCTCTTCATCACCTCACGCGAGGCCGATGTGGCGCCCGCCACCGCGAAGACGGAATACGGCCGCTATGGCACGTACCTGGTGCCGCGCATCAAGGGCACCTTCGCGCTGCACCAGCTCCGACTGCTCCTGGGCAACGCGGACTTCGGCAAGGTGATGAGCGCGGTCCACTCGCGCTATGCGAACAAGAACGTCACCACGGCGGACTTCAAGCGCACCGCGCAGGAGGTCTCGGGCAAGGACGTGGGGCCGTTCATCTCGCAGTGGCTGGAGCGCACGGGCCTGCCGCAGCCGCGCTTCCGCGCCACCGCCTCGCAGGTGAAGGACGGCTACGAGGTGACTCTCAAGGTGGAGCAGCCGGGCCCCAAGCCCTGGCACTTCGTCACGCTGGTCGAGGTGCGCACCGCGAAGGGCTCGACGCTCGAGCGCGTGGAGGTGAAGGGCGCGGCGAGCGAGACGTTCGTCCTGCGCACGCAGGAAGCCCCGGTGCGCGTGGTGTTCAACCCAGGAAATGACGTGCCCGTGCCGCGCGAGCGCTTCCAGGTGCTGTCCAACCAGACGGATGCGTGGGAGCGGCTGCTCCTGGTGCACGGCACCGCCCGGCAGACGGAGTCCATGCGCACGCTGGTGCTGGGCTACCGCGAGTCACTCGCCGACAACTTCACCGAGCGCCTGCTCCCCGTGGCGCCGGACTTCGAGGTGACGGACGCGCAGCTCGCGGACCGCGACCTGATTGTCTTCGGTGGCGCCGAGGACAACGCGCTCCTGGCCCGGCTGGCGCAGGAGAAGAAGCTCCCGGTGGAGCTGGGCCGGCGCTACTTCCGCTGGCAGGGGAAGACCTACGGCCGTCCGGATGACGGCATCGCCATGGCGCTTCCCAACCCGTGGAACCCCAAGCGCAGCCTGTACCTCTTCGTCGCCAACAGCGGCATCCAGCTGTGGAACATGACGAAGACCTACCGGCGAGAACTGCGCGGATGGGCCCAGTTCAAGGGCGGCGAGGTGACGACCAAGGGCTTCCATGACCTGGATGCCCTGTCGCAGGACGTGACGGTGACACCCGCCCCCGTGCCCGTGACGCCCTCCACGCCCGCGCCGCAGCCCTCCGTGCCCGCCCCGGTGATGGGACAGCGCTGA
- a CDS encoding VOC family protein: MEFHRGRLFDHVHLRVKDLEASKRFYQAIMDVLGIPLGSVGPGTFYADELFVTPADPGAPSGRGVHLAFQAKDRETVHRIYEAALKAGGKDNGGPGERHYHPGYYAAFVFDPDGNNIEAVYHGPGKRSADSVVIVA, from the coding sequence ATGGAATTCCATCGAGGCCGCCTGTTCGACCACGTCCACCTGCGGGTCAAGGATCTGGAGGCAAGCAAGAGGTTCTACCAGGCCATCATGGACGTGCTGGGCATCCCCCTGGGCTCGGTGGGACCTGGCACGTTCTACGCGGATGAACTCTTCGTGACGCCCGCGGATCCGGGGGCACCGAGTGGGCGCGGTGTCCACCTGGCGTTCCAGGCGAAGGACCGTGAGACGGTCCACCGCATCTACGAGGCGGCGCTCAAGGCCGGGGGCAAGGACAACGGCGGACCTGGGGAGCGGCACTACCACCCGGGCTATTACGCCGCGTTCGTCTTCGACCCGGACGGCAACAACATCGAGGCCGTGTACCACGGCCCAGGGAAGCGCTCGGCGGACTCGGTGGTCATCGTCGCGTAG